The nucleotide sequence TTTACAACAAACCCTAATACAGTATATTACTTTATTTCACTTTTCTCGCTATGAAATGAGTCGAAACCTAGCTTTTAAGCTTGATCCTTACAGTAAACTCATTGGTGATAAAGGTATTGGTACTGTTTCAACTTATAATTATTCAGACAAAAACGTCAAATTTAATAACCTAGCCTTTTTGACTAGCATCAGGAGTGCGCTATATGGAAAATAGTTTAGGTATTAACTTAGGATTTGTCTTTGAAATTAGTTTTAATATTGGCATCCTGACTTATTTTCAGCACTCCCAATTAAAACATTCTTATGGAAATGTTTATATAACGCCTTTGAGTCAATTATCTCTAGCTAAAATTCAAAAAGTTATCGCTCAAGATTATATAGATAAGTCTCATAAAAAAATTATCGGAGATTGGGTAAAGCTATTTATTCAAAAAGGATGGACTTCAGGATACAACTTTATTAGAGAATATATCGATTCAGCTACCCCTAATAAAAGTAAAATAGAAATTGTTTATTTTCAATGTAATTTTCACAGCCACGAAAATTCTTTTGGACTAATAGATAGGGATGAAATAGAGTGCTACAAGGAAATTTTGGAAACTCATGGGTTTGAAAATGTAGATATTAGCCGCTATAAAGAGCGTGGTGAATTTCTCAAAGCGGATACTCTTTTAGTGATTCGATATTCAGGTAAATATGGAATATTGGTAGTGGATTTATCCACTTTTGCCAATTCAGCAATTAGATCTATAACTGACTTAAACAACATTCAAAGCTTGCATGACTCATTGCGTACTGAGCTAAATTATGTGCGCTCTAAATCTAATTTTTGTGGACTGGGTATTGATACCGGCAATAGTGGGGATAAAAATAATAAACTGAACGAAATTTACTCTAAAGAATTATCGCAATACTTTTCGGCTTTCAAGACTAAAGATAAAGAAGCCGCTAAAGTTATTCAAGCTTCTAGTTATGCCTGGAGCTTTTATCAATTCTTATTGTCATATAAAAAAATCTTGCCAACTGATCCTATTAAATTTAACTGCTTTGGTTATAGCGATCGGATGGTTAATGGTATTACTATAATTAAAGACAAAGATGATCATCAAGACAGTCTTAGTATCTTAAAAACTTGTCACCTAATTTACAAACAGCAAACTTTCCAAGAAATTGATGACAGCCGCTATCGAGTTCTTCAAGCGATTAAAAGTAATGCGGCTATGAACTTTCAAAATGGCCGAAAATTTGTTAAGGAAATAGTTGAAGCTAAAAGGGATACGATAAATTATATTCAAAATACTGAAATATTTGAGGCTGGAAAAGACTTTTTTAATACTGCTGGCTTGATTCCTGAATCTATAAAGCAATCATTGCAACTCACAAAAACCGAATTGCGAGATGCTCATGCAGAATTAATATATCGAGCTATTCTTGATAAGCAACGACCATTATTATTTCTAACTGGCAATCCAGGGATTGGAAAGACTACGGCTGTAGTAGAGCAAATTATTAAACAGTTAAATGAAGGTTCTCTTCTAATTTATATTAGTCCCCGAGTTCAAGTTAATAGAGACATTATTGAAAAATTTAGAAAGAACAATAGCACAGAATTAGTTTCTGATGATTTAATTTGTATTAATACAAACAGAAGAATTCTTGACTATGCTAATGGAAGCTATGCGGTAGAATATTATAGCAATAAAAAAAAGGGAGATAATTCCCTAGGAAAGGTTAAATTTTTAGATGCTGAAATTCTAAAAGACAAAGTGCTTGAACTGCCTAATCAATCGGTTAGATATGCCGATAATCTCATAGAATTAGAAAAGCCTAATCAGAAGGGTGTTATTGCTAGTTTATGTGAAGCCATTCACACCTGTATTATTAATCCAGAATTACCTAATAATATTATTGCTACGGCTTCTATTCAAGCTCTCAAAGAAACTAGCTCTGGAAACACTTTAAAGCATTTAAAAAGAATTTTTGATAGTGCTTATAATTCTAAAGGCAAGCCTCCTGGTATTATTCCGCAAAAAATGAAAGAAATTGCCAGCCGTATGAAAAATATTTTCATTATGATTGACGAAATTACAGGTTCGCAGGAAGGAGTTGCTTTTCTACATGGCATTTTAGATTTTTTAGAAGAATATAATTTATTTAAGCCTGAATATGGCTTTAATGTTAAAGTGATTACGGCTGATGCTTCTTTAACTATCCAAGATGTAGTTAAGCATCATCTCTCTAATAAGCAGGTTCAGGGAGACAAAATATTTGTGAGGCAAGTTTCCGACTCAAGACATCAATGTTTGTCAATTGAAGAATTTAAGTTTTTGGGTATCCCTGCAACTTTTATTAATGCTAATTCTTATCCTGCTTCTAAACTGACGGTAAACTATCACATATTTATACAGTCCATAAGCTCAGAAATAATTGATGAAAACAATTTTATTTTAAATCAAAAAATTCTGCAAAAGATAGAAGATGATATTTTAAACTTATTAAATGTAAATGATGGACAAATTATCGTTTATATTCAAAACAAAGATAGTTTAAAGGAATTAATCACTAAAATTTCTCAGCAAAGACAAAGTTTTAAGCTTTATAAAGAATATTTGGAAATACACGCCAGCTTATCAGATGGGGAAGAAGCTAATATTCAGAAACACCAAAATGAAGTCAAAGTAGTCTTTATGACGGCTTCTGGATCTCGCGGTTTATCTTTTCCTAATGCTAAATATATTCTTGTTGAAATTCCAGGTTTTCAAATTGAACAAAATTTGATGGAAATTATACAAGTGATTTACCGAGGCAGAGGAGGCGAATTAGATAAAAGCGAAAAACATTTAAGTTTTTACTTATCAGAAACAGCTATCTATTACCCCAAAAAATTAGATGAGGATGAAAAGCCTTTAACTGCTGATGAACAAGAAAAATTTGCTAATCTCTCATTACAAGAAGCTTGCTTAAATGTATTAAATATTTTTATTATCCTTAAAGCTTCTATTCAGACTCGGATTATGGGATCAGGAAAAATAGGTCAAAAGCCTTATGTGATTATTCCTATCGGAGGTAAAGCGGTAAGTCAAGCGGGAGAAACATTTCTTGGCGCATTGGCTAATTTTTTAAGAGAAATTGCTAAGGAAATTCAAAAACATCCTGAAGATTATTTACTAAAAACTATAAAAGAAAAGTTGTCGGTATTACTGGCTGTTCAAAAAATAGAAATTAGTCCTAATAAGGAAAAAAATCTTACTGTGGAAAATGAAGAACAAAATCAACAAGTCTCCTATTTTTCAATAGGATTTAAACTTTTACAACAAATAGAGACAAGTCTTGATAAGTTGCTTAAACTACCACCTATAGAAAAAACTTATGTTAGAGGCAGTTTACTAATTGTGCCGTTGTCAGACAAATTTGTCAAAGAAACTAATTATATAGATTTAGATAAAATTATTGACCCAGCAAAAAACCAAGAGTTTATCAAAAAAATTGATCGGTTGATTTATAGTGATAATAAATATTCAAAACAAATTACTAGCGCTGCTTACTCTTTAAAAAATTTAGCAAAAACGCTTTTTAATGAATTGGAACGTTCGCAAAAACTCACTCAAACTTCTCTTTCTTCAGAACGTTATTATGCTTTGCCTATACAAACTTTTATCGCATTTCAGGCTTTTGAGGACTATTTTGAAGATGAGAGAAAAGTGTATAATTTTCCCTTCAGAGAGCTATTAGCTAAGTATGTTTATACCTTGGGATTAGCCTATAACATCTTACCGACTGACTCTAATTATCAAAATCTTCCCTATGTAGTTTTTAACAGTGGCGCAATGGCTCAATTGGTAAAAAGCTTATTCAATGAAAATCAAATATTTCAGTCAAAAGAAATGAATATTTTAAATTTAATACTTTCCCAAGAAGATTAATATTAAAGTTAAATCTTCTTAAAATCCTTCAAATCTGAGCGTAACCATAAACCCAAGGCAGGGAAATATAAAAGCATGAACCCAACGGCATAGGTAAGTATATTTACTCGATAGCCAAGGAATTTTCTTAAAATTGTCATCAAATCTTAAAAAAAATTTTACCTGGAAATGTTAAATAAAGACCCATATCTGATGGTAACAAATGCCTAGGCATGAATCTTAATTAATTGTTACAGATTCATCATTTGTCAGAAAGCACTTTTTATAATCAATTCAAGCAAACTTTTTTGAATCATGGGGAAAAAATTAACGAAAAAGAACCAAAAAGCCTTATGTTGCCACAAAAGAGGACGATGTTCCTAGATTATTAAAAGAAGTTAAAATTGAG is from Gloeothece verrucosa PCC 7822 and encodes:
- a CDS encoding helicase-related protein, yielding MENSLGINLGFVFEISFNIGILTYFQHSQLKHSYGNVYITPLSQLSLAKIQKVIAQDYIDKSHKKIIGDWVKLFIQKGWTSGYNFIREYIDSATPNKSKIEIVYFQCNFHSHENSFGLIDRDEIECYKEILETHGFENVDISRYKERGEFLKADTLLVIRYSGKYGILVVDLSTFANSAIRSITDLNNIQSLHDSLRTELNYVRSKSNFCGLGIDTGNSGDKNNKLNEIYSKELSQYFSAFKTKDKEAAKVIQASSYAWSFYQFLLSYKKILPTDPIKFNCFGYSDRMVNGITIIKDKDDHQDSLSILKTCHLIYKQQTFQEIDDSRYRVLQAIKSNAAMNFQNGRKFVKEIVEAKRDTINYIQNTEIFEAGKDFFNTAGLIPESIKQSLQLTKTELRDAHAELIYRAILDKQRPLLFLTGNPGIGKTTAVVEQIIKQLNEGSLLIYISPRVQVNRDIIEKFRKNNSTELVSDDLICINTNRRILDYANGSYAVEYYSNKKKGDNSLGKVKFLDAEILKDKVLELPNQSVRYADNLIELEKPNQKGVIASLCEAIHTCIINPELPNNIIATASIQALKETSSGNTLKHLKRIFDSAYNSKGKPPGIIPQKMKEIASRMKNIFIMIDEITGSQEGVAFLHGILDFLEEYNLFKPEYGFNVKVITADASLTIQDVVKHHLSNKQVQGDKIFVRQVSDSRHQCLSIEEFKFLGIPATFINANSYPASKLTVNYHIFIQSISSEIIDENNFILNQKILQKIEDDILNLLNVNDGQIIVYIQNKDSLKELITKISQQRQSFKLYKEYLEIHASLSDGEEANIQKHQNEVKVVFMTASGSRGLSFPNAKYILVEIPGFQIEQNLMEIIQVIYRGRGGELDKSEKHLSFYLSETAIYYPKKLDEDEKPLTADEQEKFANLSLQEACLNVLNIFIILKASIQTRIMGSGKIGQKPYVIIPIGGKAVSQAGETFLGALANFLREIAKEIQKHPEDYLLKTIKEKLSVLLAVQKIEISPNKEKNLTVENEEQNQQVSYFSIGFKLLQQIETSLDKLLKLPPIEKTYVRGSLLIVPLSDKFVKETNYIDLDKIIDPAKNQEFIKKIDRLIYSDNKYSKQITSAAYSLKNLAKTLFNELERSQKLTQTSLSSERYYALPIQTFIAFQAFEDYFEDERKVYNFPFRELLAKYVYTLGLAYNILPTDSNYQNLPYVVFNSGAMAQLVKSLFNENQIFQSKEMNILNLILSQED